The Aedes albopictus strain Foshan chromosome 2, AalbF5, whole genome shotgun sequence region aaatcaaatgggcatattttcaaccagtagatttgcattagtgttcgtgacaccgcgctgcgaaaccactatgggattgcgtcaaaagaactcaattttgggtagtttggcggttccgtgtagaaaTAACCCCAACACCTCCCAACactataggatactgcaagatgacgtcacaaagcagtgcactgacagttcagcgagcttgtttacatagacttagtctctggcggagatccggcaaaactgtttttcgatacaatttcagtaaaacggtaattagacgattggtcTTGTTCTAGTAGGattgaatataatcgatatttccgttTCATAATGGTTTCAGGAtggaaaacgtaaatttaattttcgccgctcttaaaaaattctaacaccttgtaaacaagctcgctgaactgtcagacaaagtgaggttagatcaggtgcttgcagtaccctatagagcttactgacgtttattcacctctctctttcaagcttgcaggcgggataggatttgttttcatcgggaaacctttcctgatgacaacaaatcctattccgcctacatgtttgaaagagaaaggtgaataaacgtcagcaagctctatttttAGATTTTCCTCGTGTTTCGTATTTTTTGAACATTCCCCAAAAAGCCTTTTATTTACTTTATGAACGTCAAAAAATATCCCAGTAAacaaaaatttctaaacaaaacagttaaaaaataattatttccgtgaattttgatttgttttactATTTTTATCAATAACTATACAATTTTAAGTGCTCTCAGTGAATTGCTATTAACCGGAACAGCTGCCAAATGGAAAACATCCTGGAACCGAGCAGCTCCGACGACAACATGCCGTCCGACAATGGCAAAAAAGATCTCCATTCGCTACTCTCCTCGGAGGACGATTTCTTTGATGGTCCTCCGCCCAGCTCGTCGATCAAAATCGAACCGACCCAGCTGCAGGAGGAAGTCATCGTCCGCACTACCACCAGCAGCATCGGTTCGTCGTACTCGCTCAAAACGGACGAGTTCGAGGACATTATCTTTCCGGAAATTGGACGCGAAAGTGTCGGCAATGGGAGCAGTTCTTCGGCCGTGCCCTTGCTCGGCAGCAAGGAGCAGAAGGATCTCGAGCGAGCCAAGCGGAAAGAGATGAAAAGCAAGAAGATTATGGAGGAAGAGGAGCTGGAGAAGATGCAGTAAGTTGTTGTGATTGACTGTTTGTTCGTAATTAAAAGTTAATTGAAACCATTCCCCCCGCAGAGTGCTGGTATCCAACTTCACCGAAGAGCAACTGGACCGGTACGAGATGTATCGGCGGGCGGCTTTTCCCAAGGCGGCAGTCAAGCGACTAATGCAAACCATCACCGGCTGTTCGGTTTCGCAGAATGTTGTTATTGCGATGTCCGGCATAGCGAAGGTGTTCGTTGgcgaggtggtggaggaagcgCTGGATGTGATGGAGCACACAGGGGAAACGGGCGCCATCCAGCCCAAGTACCTGCGGGAGGCGGTCAGGCGGTTACGGGCCCGCGGTCAAATTCCGAGCGGCCGGGGGCACAAGCAGTTTTTCAAGATGAACTGAGCAGGGTGTTTTGTCCATTAAGGTAAGTTTGCGGGGGATGGGTGGTCAGACGAAGCCTCATTATGCTAAGTAGATATATAATTTAATAAAGATTCGATTGAAACCTCATAGATAGAAGCATCCGCAGCTTTGATTTTGATGACCGCGCATCAAACAGGAGCTTTGTGGTCGGCATAACCCATCTGTTTTGAATGATAGCTGTGGTAACAAATGGGCAGTTACTCGTCCATAAGTCGAGCAACTCAGTCttcaatatttgacaaggaataaACTCGAACTAGAATaaactagagtgactggaagggagagtggcgtcatgttccaattttgacaggtctcctgctcgtttggaacgggaatttgtatggatttgacagatgatcgctgttccaattttgacattgacgccactctcccttccagtcactctagaataaacatctgtttgacactaatgaaaattcgatcgtgtcaaacaagatgtttgagggCTGGTTTTGttgtggacaaatatttgacataTGTACTGGGatctttcagccttttaaaattaatatgcttagttagattggctattttcggtgaaatgatcaacaaacagcattatttgcgtaacgcgtttcggtctactactcttcgaccatcatcagacgcctaaaaaacatttatttgttacaaacactattcacatacaaacagaccatTCAACAAACAACACTTACATTCAGCTGATTTACTTCACAATTACGTCAGACGATTAATACTAATTTTTCTTTTGGTCAATTTTCTCTATATATATCCCATTACCCCCCTAGTCTACGTTATAAGTTTCTCTCTTTCGTCGTCGTTTCCTCTCATGGTTGACGTCATTTCTCATTGTTGCTTTCTCAGTTGCGCCAATAGACCGTTGTAGGTTGAATTGAAATTCCCACACTCACGCTGTAGGTTCACCGTGTGTGCTTCTCCTCGTTTTTTTATGTGGAATACCTCTGCAATACATCTGGTCGCCTGGTCCTGTATACGATCCAGAATTCGTGTTTTGTTGAAGTCGAACACATGTCCTTCCTCCATCATGTGGACTGCTAAGCCAGACTTCGGGTTTCTCTTCCTACAGTCGTTTTGGTGCTCCGCAACTCTCACTTCCAACATCCTCTTCGTTTGCCCTATGTTGGATGTTGGAAGTGAGAGTTGCGGAGCACCAAAACGACTGTAGGAAGAGAAACCCGAAGTCTGGCTTAGCAGTCCACATGATGGAGGAAGGACATGTGTTCGACTTCAACAAAACACGAATTCTGGATCGTATACAGGACCAGGCGACCAGATGTATTGCAGAGGTATTCCACATAAAAAAACGAGGAGAAGCACACACGGTGAACCTACAGCGTGAGTGTGGGAATTTCAATTCAACCTACAACGGTCTATTGGCGCAACTGAGAAAGCAACAATGAGAAATGACGTCAACCATGAGAGGAAACGACGACGAAAGAGAGAAACTTATAACGTAGACTAGGGGGGTAATGGGATATATATAGAGAAAATTGACCAAAAGAAAAATTAGTATTAATCGTCTGACGTAATTGTGAAGTAAATCAGCTGAATGTAAGTGTTGTTTGTTGAatggtctgtttgtatgtgaatagtgtttgtaacaaataaatgttttttaggcgtctgatgatggtcgaagagtagtagaccgaaacgcgttacgcaaataatgctgtttgttgatcatttcaccgaaaatagccaatctaactaagcatataaagTATCGCGGTGATCAAACCAAGTCAGATTTTAAAATTAATGTCTGAGCTACCTCAGATAAGTTATCATCATTAGCTGAATCCGTTTGAGCCACTTGAGCAGCGGCcggaattttgggcacttttcgctataactcagtcaattccaaatcaattgacttgtaatttctgaaagaatcctaaagtCTCAGAACAAATGTTGGAGgaaaccgaagacggctaataacaagacagacatcttccCTCTTTctccatataccttgggagctacaagcacactagcgccacgaacgacttcagggtagagtgactggaagggagagtggcgtcaatgtcaaaattggaacagcgatcatctgtcaaatccatacaaattcccgttccaaacgagcaggagacctgtcaaaattggaacatgacgccactctcccttccagtcactctacttcagggaacaacatcatgaatgagtgtgcatgcgatgctaTCATTtgcgtgtacgtatttgcatgtacacgcacacaatcatattttaatgttcctgtaattcgttgagggcgtttcaaccatgtcgcctgcaacagggtgggagctgtctgtcttgttattagtcgtcttcgaggaaacccttgaggcatttccaggggtatttctgaaggaatcgcttggctcatttttgaaggaatccctgaaggacattCTAAAGGGACACCCTAAAAACACTCCTGGAAAActaatagaggaatccctggagaaatatatggataacttcttaaagcatttcttggagaaaaaaaaataatctcaggatttttttattttattttatttatttatttattgattttaaacaattatttcatACATTAAATACAGAGTAGAGATACACAGAATTGATTTACAGCTACGAAATGAACAACAACTTTAAAGTAACATAAACACAGTTTTTTTAGACTAAAGAcgtattcttggaaaaatcgagaaaaaaccaAGTAAGTAAAGTAATTATAATATCACAGTGGTTTGATTAGGTGGCTAAAATGCCTTCGATCAACGGATTGACGGACAGTTGGCAGCTAAGCAGGAACTTCCCACCGATGCGGTTGACGAACTCATCCAAGGTTTCCATGTTTGCAATGTCGTGAAGCTCGTCAGTGGGATACCAAGGGTTAAGGTTAAGCAtcattttaagcaatttattttgctttaTCTGCAAACGCCTCATGTGACATCGCACAATTCATCCAAGCTGGGCAGCCATAAGTGAGAACAGCTCGGAAGACACCTTTGTACAACAAAAGCTTATTGTGAAGTTGTAGGGACGATCGACGTTTCACTAGAGGATAAAGTGAGCGGGTAAGTCTGTTGCATTTCACGAGAGACTGATTGATATGCTTATCGAACTTCAGTTTAGAATCTAAAGTCAGCCCAAGGTATTTTGCCTCGGAGGACCAAGGTACTCGATGCCCGTTCGCTCTGATCTCGGTGGCTGGAAGCAACCGAGGAGAATAATCTCAGGATATAGTGCAGAAAGGATggcgaatttctaaaggaattcgttTATAACAACCGCgttcttgaagcaattcatgtATTGATTCCTGAACTCCTAAaagatctcttggagaaaattgagaaaaaaaaattctggatgatTCATGTATGCATCCTTGAGTaattatcttaaaaaaaatccaatataaatcgctggagtaattcttctgggaatccttaaaatacattattatttaaaaaaaaaatgcgggaAATTTTGAAATAACAGAAAGactcctgaatattttttttatctcgaGAGGAATTTTTGATACAATggcaagagcaattcctggagaaatctctggaagatttcctggaagaatctcagcagttagagaaatccctggcgaaatccctagagaaatctgcgaaggaattactggagaaatttgtggcgaaatttcagtaggaatccttgttggaatccatggaagagttcttgaaatccctggaggaaatccaggagaaatgtctctaggaatttctgaaggaatatctggagaatgtcttggaaaaacttctgaaggtattccttaagcctttcatggaggaattcttggataaattcttggaagaatttttagggtaatctctggaggaaatcttggaggggtTCCTGAAAGActccctggatgaattcgtggGTGAAATCCTGCACTGAAAAACaaaagaacccaaatttgagtatttttaaactcacttttgagttcttttttgcatcctgttgcattcgctctctttattgttgtcagagagtgaatagcaaaacaacccaactttgagagttcgatgcgggaagccaaaattgagtaagtggcacagtacagaaagttgagtaattttaactgactgttgagtaaaaagaaccttgactttaggtactttggccgtatcaGCTTAAATGtaaactacctacctaaacatcgactccagcaactcaaaattggcttcccgcacgcaacctcgaagttgggtggaatgaactcacttttgggtactttcgtttctccgtgtgGTGTAatgtttgtaggaattcctgaagggactcctggattaattcctggagaaattcctgaagcaattcatggaggaatgcctgtagaaactattggaggaatacccagagaaaccactggaggaatctctgaaggaaagcctggaggaatccctggtggaatgccacacgctatgtccaaagggaagtattatgaaaatcgaatgtaccccaAATGTTATTTCCTAGGATCAGGATGGTAGGTTTGAACCTCTAGTATCATAATCTGtacggtttaaaatatttcatcttggtttttttttatatttttgatttttgttactatttttccatacaattgTCGAAAAAAGTCATTGTAATCGAAGATGCCTTTGATCAAGCGCGTAAGCGATCGTTATCAACGTATTGATCATACCTAAACAAGCCCTCTTTAAATGTAGATGTGTACCTGTAGTTTTTTGTCAATAAACCAATTTGTTCTTGTTCGTTACTCGCGTGTTCTTTTCTGAGTTCCGGAAAGACCGAACCTCTTCAGGTTATGGGCACCATGATGAAGGAGAGTTCTGGAATTCCCCAGCTCAAAGGGGACAACTTTGCGAACTGGCAGTACAGAGTCAAGCTACACCTGGAGGCCGTGGAAGTATCTGAAGCGCTggacacggtgcccccacagaccgttattataaaataaaaatgtccatcaaaactaagttcagggatcgaatcctggtgccattctgcacctctgggcaaatttttaaaataatccctaggaagaatctcgagaaatctcgatttgttgttttatactaagaaatttcaaagaaatccacgttcagattcaacaatatcgcttaaatacctacacaaactttccctaaagtgttcaaagttgtttcaaacccgtatttatttaataacgttacttcaattatacatatttactactcatctAAATAAATTAATTGATTAAACTGACTTACCAAACATTTGGCAGtatacaaaaatcagaaaaaaaagatgcaaaaaacgttgcttgtcatgtgtgcttttgattaccaacgttagggttagaaaactggagtaggtctttgaaggcagttttcttaaaatgaataacgttttcagtcacaatagtcgaaaacaaatttatactttttttcgatattgcttagcattttgaacaggggcattcagtgtttagtaattgtattgttccttgctgtaaatgtatcgctcctaaagcctgcgcactttagaatcggtacactttcaaccggctgccgctcaaaaacggtgtcacttggaaaaaagtgttgttagaagcaattgaagcttatctattgtagtttgtaggaaaaacataaaatttgctgtttttatatttttagatgaactattgatctgaagtcgtaaatagtgccagttttctctgcacacattgagcaaaaaccaatcattatcagattcaagatttgtgtaggaatatataattatcaaacccaCCATTTACGTAGTATGGAAAAGTTCTTGGTATTAttattgttgattaagggaggcaaaatattccatgagtgttttaaaatttccaatatagctatggtaagcctttgaagggttttatgaaaaatcaaagacttgcatagatatttaaggtcaaaaaaattgttttcgcataagctttagttcggcaaatacgcatacgggaagaatactatacgaatagtattggtatacaagaaaccaatgatttgatgcagaacaatataaatattcgtgactcgaaagctgtatggactattgctgacgaaattcattggatgtattttgatggcgtgaaatatctaacgatttttttttataaaactgaatctactcagaagttttttatgtgtgatcatagaatcacatctatagttctataatctatatggttttcagtgttttatcctcGAAAaatatcttattttaggcttattatgaggagttaggcttatgactgttaatttccgactactgtgagggaaaactgctaataattccaaaaataatccaggtt contains the following coding sequences:
- the LOC109408071 gene encoding transcription initiation factor TFIID subunit 11 — its product is MENILEPSSSDDNMPSDNGKKDLHSLLSSEDDFFDGPPPSSSIKIEPTQLQEEVIVRTTTSSIGSSYSLKTDEFEDIIFPEIGRESVGNGSSSSAVPLLGSKEQKDLERAKRKEMKSKKIMEEEELEKMQVLVSNFTEEQLDRYEMYRRAAFPKAAVKRLMQTITGCSVSQNVVIAMSGIAKVFVGEVVEEALDVMEHTGETGAIQPKYLREAVRRLRARGQIPSGRGHKQFFKMN